In the Glycine max cultivar Williams 82 chromosome 6, Glycine_max_v4.0, whole genome shotgun sequence genome, TAAATCAATTACATACAAATAGTAAGTAGGAAACTAAATCAATAATGTAAATAAGGAAACAATCATATCAAAATGATGTCTTATCCCATTGGTTGAATGTCAATGCATTATCCCCTAACTGGAGTGCACAATTTAGGGTGATTAACAATTAACATCAGCTGGTGGAATTGATTCTTCTATTCTGAAAATGGTGCATGGAATTTATCGTATATAGTATAGAgctagagagagaaaagaatatCAAGGCTTGTAAACTAGcatatcaattaataataaataaaaaattaaggggcCCCAATTATAACAAGAATGTTCTGCACCAAAAAATGAAGGATATAATCTCTATCACGAGGCCAAAATctaaatgaagtattttttctCTGCACCGCACCGCACTACACAAACATCCATGATTTCTCACGCATACACATTGCAAAACAAAGGAAAGAAATACcagagtaaaataaaaataatgcccAGACAATACACATGCCAGAAGAtaagatatattaaaataaaataaaaatagtgctTCCGAAGATAACTGCGCAATACCTGgccttattttctctttgaatCCTTCGAATCCTTCGAATATCTCCGAAGATAACTGCCCTCTATAATAGCAAGCAAAACACATGCTTGTATCAAGTGTGTATTGATTTTGTCCgaatatatacataaaaaaaaagaaagaaaaaaacaaagatgatgattcgattaattaaaacaaaaataagaaaagagcaaCGGACCTTTGAACAAAGAGAGGAAGTACCTTTGAAGAGAGGGGATTTGGGAAgcgagagaagaaaagaaaaatcaaagccTGGAACAAGAAACTGAGAGAAATTTTGGGGGTAATCTGAAGAGAGGGGTTTTGGGAATCTTTAATGAAGAGAAATAGGAAGTTATGACTGAAAGAGgggttttgtaatttttttgagagggaatttttttttgtgatttttttgagagggaattttttttggaggggttttgtgatttttttgagaggaaatttttttttttccggaaagaaaacatgatttattttattttaaagagaaaagagtgggaaaataatatttaattagcagAGGTTATAAACCTCCacaaattaaacacaaaaaattgtagtttttaataaattaaggaaGTTTTTAAAACCTCCGCAAAATAAGCACAAAAAattgtagtttttaataaattaaggagGTTTTTAAAACCTCCGCAAAATAACCtccattatttaacattttttttgtagtgcaccttgaggacaagatattttttgatgGACCACTGAATGATAAGCATAGGACTACAAGGCCTAAGAGGAAAATCAATCCACCCAAGCATTTGGAGGATCACGTTTGAAGGAATTTTGTTATAGGATTTGCTGTGCTGGCACTAGAATCTATTGGAATAATTATGTTagtgttttttgttatttgacctttgttttttgttatttgtttttgttctttagcAATTACACCAGCTATATATATGGCTTGTAATGaagaaatcaaataagaaaatattagcTTTCTCTTGccttcactactaaaaaaatcattttttacaacACATTTTAAGACGATTCTATTTTGGAGGTGCCTTAGTCCTCAAACTCTAAGGAAAGTTACCCCTCCTTTCCCTAACAAATGGAGATGTTTCAATTGCATGTGAATGAATGATGTTTTGTTGTTCCTTCTATTACAAACAAGctagtaataataaatatattacatacCTTAAAACTCTGATAATTGATCAGAGTTATGGCACAAGTTATGGCATGTATCTGCCGTTTATGTGAATTGAATttgactaattaattattttaaaggagCACAAGCTCTCCCCCCCTCAGCTCTCTCATTAACGATTGATGATATGGTATGATCTGAGTTGAGGTATGGAagaatcgttaattatttaagttACCACAAAATCATGTGttgataactttttatattttattttggcgTGTACCGACTTATATAGGGATAGAGATAACAGATAATCCGAGACTAATTTCATTTAACTATAGTATGAGATTATTAATTACTTTCAAGATATAGAGATTATTGGAGttgtattttacttttcttacaAAATTAACCATTTTTATATATGCTATTTGAAATCGAAGTCTAATAAGTATGTTTAAGGGACTTAAATACCTAACAacttttgttttctactttctttcttttaagaCTAAGAAATTGGCATAAAATAAGGATTACGGGGTTACTAATTATTTCCAAGTTGATCATTAGTAAAAATAGTATGAAAATAATCCAACTTAATTGCGTCAAATGAAATGTGTGCACGTCAAACTCAGTCAATAATTAGTTTTGACTTTGCACTTCTTTTACTACCTTTCATTCCTCAACTCATTCACTGTCTCCCATTTTTATGCATCTCTCCCTCGCCTCATGAGTGTGTTGTCCGAGAATACTATTGCCTAAGACTAAGAAGATAACAAGACCAAACATGACTTCACAAGAAATAGATGCAATGTGTATACAAACAATTGacaaatatgaatatattttttctctcccaAAAATCAATAGTATCGAAGTATATAACACTTTTCAATTCTATATATATGCAGTTCCCATCAAGACCCCTTCTGCCTCTTCTTTTACCATGTATCCATGCATATACATTAAACCCACACATTCCCACATATATTTATCACTCAAAAACTATTACAATAGTTCAGTGGCCTTTTctatttcttcatcttttcaagCTACCTAGCTTGGTTAGTTAATCGCATTCACGTTCAATTGCTACTAGGTTAGTTGCTTCTGGTAGCTATAGGTATATCACTATCAACTTGAACTCCTTCTGTTATTCTACTTTAAATTCAGGCTTTAATTAGGTTTTAAGTGCTGTGTTTTTTAAACTACTTATGCTTATTTAAACTTTTCTGCTTATCATTTCATAAAACTAACTACAATTTCATTACTCTCTGATTCTTCATTTCTCTAGTGCTTTTAGTTTCATTCCTTCATCGAAAACTCCATTGTCATacgttttgtttttgttataagATGCATCTAAtgatcataataaattttttaagcttaattttattttcttgttggctttattaatttttcttttctcttttctctgttTTCCTGTATGTACTAATTAAGTGAACGACATTCACAGTTTTTTCCCAGAATATGGATGCGTTGTTtgtgtatattattatatttgaatcTCTGTTTATGTTACCTATAATATTCTTTGATAACCTTAATTTGTTATATGTGCCGAAATTATCCAGCCGCTGATTTTCTTTGTTCTGTTGGTTTACCAACCAAGTTAACATTTGATCCTTACCAAAAGTAAGATATATACAACCTTTTTTATAAcatagaaaagaataaaaaaatattaacgttGTCCTTCATTTATGTATGAATTATCTTTTACACAAAGAATATGGTTATCTTATTATTAAggttggtatatatatatatatatatatatatttagttgcAGGAATAGTTGCTAGTTATCTTCTGTGTACTTTCGTCAatttataacaatattattCAGTTCACATCAAATCCTGTCATGAAGTATGCCTCACCCAATTCTATTTCACATTTCATGTCAATTTGTCACAATACTATAATTTGATGGTTGATTATATTTAGCACATAGCAATGTTGTCCAATGCATATATATTATGGCATGATATAATTAAGAAACCGTTTGATTCTTCAACAAGTCTTTCAACTTAAGTATATGTGATAAGCCGCTCTCGATATCCTCATCATGCCTCTAATCATTGGACTAAATTGCTAGATGATTTGGTGCTACCTAGAATAACTAAATGGCTAACTAGCTTGTTATACTTTCAGTTTCAAGCCTAGGTAATGTATAGTCGATGATCTTTTGCTTGCCTTCTAAACCTCCAAGAGattttatataatcatataaCTTGTCTGTATTGCGAGACTTAGCAGCAAAGCATATGTGGTACCATTGGCTTCCTTGCTGGAAGTGGGCCAGGAGTGAgcttgaaaacaaattttattattcttatgaACACAAATTATATCATTGattggattttaaacttttcacTCTTCTCTATCTttaatatctcttttttttaggGCTCTTCTTATTTCTCTTAGCTATTCGAAAAtggtaaaaatataatttctatcaAAATAATCTCTTACTTTTCAATTCATACTtgttcatatataattataattttttacaccctaagttttacacttttttttatttctttttattttttatttttatttcatcgcttatcttattcttattttcttaaaatttatcctcCCTTCACATCTCTCTCTATAATAAGGTGTATATATCTCATTCAGGTGTTAAAAAAAACGTTttcaatgttttaattttgggaTTAATGTTATACAACCTTTTTGTCTAGCATCCTTGATACTCGACCAACAAACTGTAACtaataattatactttttcttttatctttgctGCTAAGGAAAGGGAACATACAATTCAAGGATGTGCCCACATGCACAGGTGAAGATAGAGAATTAATAATTGAGTGAAAATAGTATTAAAGTCTCTATAAAAATTGTCTACTAAGTTTATTGTTTGTTAACGGGCAcaaatatgcatttttttagttatgtttTGATTCTTCTGTGCCACAATGGAAAAGAGGAACATTAATTGCATGCTAGAGACAAGGATACAAAACCATAAACAAATTAGTAATTAGTTAAGAGAACAATAAGTTTGTTGAAAGAAAATTCAGAAATTAACAaccgaatatatatatatatatatatatatataaagaatcaTTTATTCTATAACTATTTGATTTGAATGTAAAATACAAACATATATTGAACAGCTGGAGTGGCTAGAGCCCATCACTTTAAACCACACAAATGACACAATAACTACAAATCCTGCAAGCTTTATCTCTTATGGGACATATGATCACATTctactaattatttttctatttgaataaattttaacttaatgCTAGCTAACAGCTAGCTAGAAGTGAAGCCAGAGAATTCACATGTACTAGCTTTAATGTCATGttcatttcatttattatgTACAAGAAATTATACggtattttcattattttagtaTTAACTAATTGAAGTACCCCTATTATTAGTTTAAACCCAAAATCAATTTAAGCAGAGCCACTATTTCCACATGTTAATTGGACAGCTTGAGTTCGATGTTGAGGCATTTTCAGGCATCATTTCATCCTTGTCCAAGTCCCTCAACTGTTCAATATTGCTATTGTTCTTCACTTGAAAAATGTTGCCTGTGTTTGAGTATCTATTGTGATCTTTGGATGCATCTTCTTGACTAAGTTGTGAAGCAACATACTTGTCAAGAGATCTCCAATCAGTCACTTGTTGATCATTGGCATTGTTTCCAAACACTACAGCCTGAAAATTTTGTTGTTGAACTTGTTGCATCATTGATGATGCTGGCTGCATGGCATTAGGGTTTTCTTCTATACCATATGGTGTCATTGAGTTGGAGGCAGATTGGAGCAATTTTTGGTTCTCCAATGGAAGCTGGACAGGTAAATGGTATGACAAATCCAACTCTTTCTTGCAAGAATATTGGAACTGCTGGTAGGGCAAATTAGGTTGAGAGCTTTGCTTTGGTGAGTCCAAGTCTTGCATGAAAGAGACTTGGTCATCATACCAACAGGGAGAATCATGCTCACTCAGTTTACGCATGGTTGTTAGTCTCTTTTTGAATACTCTACACACAACCCATCCTTCTTCCTGCTTTAAAGCATAAAAGTCACCAAAAGTCTATTTGAATGATATGATAAATCTAGTTGCTAATATAAAGGCATTCATTGAGAATGCcaccaaaaaacaaacatagtcATGGCTTAATAGTGATCACAAAAGCTAGTACAATGtacaatataagaataaaacaCAGTTTCATAAATCAAAAAACTATAAGGTGCTTCTGGAATTatgttttgaacaaaaaaatgatggctttttttaatattttcgtTCTCATAAGctactttttttaattcactaatTTTCTGTTATAatttttgctttaatttttaaaaatttattcatttatcatAAAGTTTTCTAAACATctattctgataaaaaaaaagtaaatagtaAGTAGTCTATGCATAGagagtgtaaatattttttacactttttattttaaaacataacttATTTTACTTTGAAATTACTCTTTATTCTAAAATAAGTATAGTCTAGATTGTTTTGCGtacattaagaaaaattattaaatagatgaaacatgataataattttataaaattaatcgtagtattaatattatattaaaaaataaagtaatactTATTacgaatattaataaaaaaaataattgatattatattaaaaaattaaatacaactcttattttaaaatatttttttttctacatgcAACACTTATAGACATCATACATGTATACGCCCTCAACTACTTTCTAGTGCAATCAGGTGTAATAGTTTTCTCTTATGTATGATACAtgcatcaattatatatataagaaactgaataatgaaaacaaatctttacttaataattaaattttgttgaacTAAATATAAATCATGAGAAGGATaggttatttttcttaatttattttaaaaaacttggtTATAAATATAAGTTTTGAGACTTGCCTGTGGTGCGCCATTTTCATCTGTTTCAAGTCGATACTCGTGCATGATCCAATCTGATTTTTGTCCATTTGGGGCTCGACCTTTATAAAAGACTAAGGTTTTCCTCATCCCTATCAAGTCATGCTTTGAGTAGATTGCTTTGTCTCTTCCAGTTGCCTTCCAAAACCCTGCTGCTGTTGCTCTATTTGTGCGAGTTCCAGTTGGATACTTCTTATCTTTATGGCTAAAGAAGTACCATTCATTTTGCTCTTGTGCTCCTATTCTGCAAAGCTCttcatattttcaaaaaaagaagaaaggaagccaaaaaattaatgatatatcgtttacaaataatattatttcatgtTGATTTTAAATTCTATAAACTAATTAAGTTTAATTGATACTGAggttataaaattaacttagtggtgaaccaaaaaaaaaaagagaaatatatcATGGGATGTGGGTTTGAATTCTTCACtaagaaaaactaataattaatatttttgataaaaaaaaaaaaagaagtttaatTACTACCTTGAAGGTCCCATGGCTCAATTTTATAGAGGTCAACATCTTTTATGACATCGAGGTCAATCCCTCTTGAGGTAACTTTCTTCCTTAGGTAGTAATCAACAAGTTCTTCGTCAGTAGGGTGGAATCTAAAACCAGGGGGAACATGggaaaaattattcatattctCCCTCTCTCTTCTGAGCTCTGCGTGTATAGAGTACGTATAGATATAAGATACCATTCCCTTGTATGCTTAAAATTGCTATGCCAAATTAGTGTTATTAGGAAACTCATTTGATAAGGTATGCATGCTTGGCTTTCAATCCACATTTTGACAAGTTAATTATTcatagatatataaataaaattcagtATATGTTTATGAAAGTTAATACAATTGATCGATTTTGTAA is a window encoding:
- the LOC100775867 gene encoding NAC domain-containing protein 7 is translated as MNNFSHVPPGFRFHPTDEELVDYYLRKKVTSRGIDLDVIKDVDLYKIEPWDLQELCRIGAQEQNEWYFFSHKDKKYPTGTRTNRATAAGFWKATGRDKAIYSKHDLIGMRKTLVFYKGRAPNGQKSDWIMHEYRLETDENGAPQEEGWVVCRVFKKRLTTMRKLSEHDSPCWYDDQVSFMQDLDSPKQSSQPNLPYQQFQYSCKKELDLSYHLPVQLPLENQKLLQSASNSMTPYGIEENPNAMQPASSMMQQVQQQNFQAVVFGNNANDQQVTDWRSLDKYVASQLSQEDASKDHNRYSNTGNIFQVKNNSNIEQLRDLDKDEMMPENASTSNSSCPINMWK